Sequence from the Nerophis ophidion isolate RoL-2023_Sa unplaced genomic scaffold, RoL_Noph_v1.0 HiC_scaffold_30, whole genome shotgun sequence genome:
AAGATAAGGTATCTTTAAAGTTGATTTGAAAGCAGGTTTATCTTGACTATTGTACCTGCAAAACATTTGTTCAACAAAAGTAGCATGATCTAAAGCCTTTGCTAGGTTGGAAAAGTCAAAGATTTGTCCAATTCTATGACATTAATGAGATTTTAAAGGACTTGTTGATGTTGATGTGTTACAAACCTCTTCCTTGTTTATAAGCTACATACAACATCACTTGTTCTTTGTTCATGCACATCATACATATCaataaagtgtttggatgtattaaTTCAATCAATGAATtgttggttgccaaaaagtgatgcaaagtaatattttgttactgacacatctcatctgtgcatAAGTGACTAGAATAACTTGGGCAAACTTTTTAACTGGCAGGCCACATCCATCACACGCAGGCTTGACAACTCTCTGAAAAAATAAGTAGGAGACATTTTGTTGGCAGATTGTCTTCATCTCTACTGGCATGGtgatttttctgtttgtttgcttgtttttgccttctttatttatgtgtgtcagaaatattgtatgtaaattatcaaaacaactttccgttctctgagttcccagtgaacagacggaagctgtctttgttgcaataatccaaaggcttggaaaataccactgtgtacgatgggaagagACGGGAAGGGTTAgctattgtgatccaagacttgcccaagctcgatccaggaccagtacaAGCCTGAggtatctttttcttttgtgttaatgtgaccgaaaacaatggctgtttacatacccccattcctttagaaacagctgctgttatgtaaacagggaatatccaaataaaggaggagacgTGAACATTTTTCCGTGAgcgcgtgggtgacactgtaagaggttacaggtcgacatGTTTCTCCTCAAACCGAGCAAAATTGAATTCCGTCTCtatttatttccttgcttcttgtcttgtttaataaatgtcatcgatgtttgaacctgacattgtgaaaaacatgttttactatttgACTGAAACCTGTATTTAATTACACACGTCTCGGAGTAATAAGATCACACCGTAATAAAAACATGACCAAATAATTAATGTTGGAGTGCAGAATAACACAATTAACAGAATTAAATCAGTAAATGTCTTTCATTTTTTCCCATGAGAAGTCGCCACAGCACAACAATCATGATGATTCAGATCAATGTTTACCTTCCCATCCTGACCTGGAATCGTACCCACACCCACTGTCACACACAGCAGATGTGTATACCATTCCACTACTAGCATCAACAGAAGAACAGGTGAATTACGTTATTTTACTCTCTTAAATTtgcagtcatttccattaaatATTGTGTTTTAATAAAGAGCTCTGTCATTCATTCTTTCTGTTGACAATTgacaaaatatttcaaattgtCACTTTTCCGACATGGTAAAGGCTTAATTAAGATCATTTAATACTTGTTTTGCATGACTGCAAGGAAGAAGTGTTATCATGTGTGTAATGACAAACCACCTCCAAAACAGAAATTGTATTTGACAAGTTTTTACTGAATAAAacccccagaatgtacatgaaacattgtacacataaaacactgaatatcaagagTATATGAAcggcctaccttgtttacttcccaaATGACATCCTCGGCATGTTTGGCAATCAAGCAAAAATATGATTATGCAAAAAGGAACGGAAAAAACAGCAAATTGtttcaaaaatataaatatttgacAATGCTTTGTCATAAAAATGTTGTGTCACTGTCCCCCTCCGTCACACTAACTGGTAAGGTTGGCTACCCAATTCTGTACTTTTGTAGGTGATGACCCGATTCCCTCAGTACTATCAATTATGTAAAATCAAGTTggatacctttgttgcatgtgacgtcatgtcTGCTTTCAGACTAAACACGGGCTCAGGtaaacaatcactcaagcagcactcaggccggactcagccaaactccctAAAAGTCACCTTGCCATTTTCAACACCAACACAGTGCTTAATAAAAAAACAGCGCAAACATAAAGTAATGCGACACTcttccaaaatgcgctagcttattGCTAATTTACATAGGATTTGCCAAAGACAGGCTACTATTTACATGaaggattttacatggcgatttcaacaccttggAATTTGGTAAAGGAAACAACTAAGATTATAGTTCgaattttacaattttgtgtAATAACTATTcttacagtattgacactttgtagggcgcaacctaAAAAGttaatttcctgaaaaaaaaagctaCTTTCTAGTTTGACAACATAGCATAAATAGTTATAGAGTGCTGCCATCTAAtggtcttggaagtgcaactgcattgcaaatgagactaaTGTCATCAGAAAAGAAGAtaaaacaactggacagcagttctcATAATCAACATTCTTAAATGTTACatcaaaaacaattaatattaGCATACGGAAGTAGTTAAAAATGGTACTATTGTTCCAAAATATTAGTAAAAATAATATGTGACACAAGGTGATATTCACTGATAAGCAGCTGTCTATTGGTTTGAAAAGGAAAGAAGAAATCCTTGTCAATGTGATGACACATGAGCCccaaatgatgacatcacaactaCATGGACACAAAGATCAACATCTGACAAAATATTGTTGACAAATGCAGATTGAAGGTGTTTTGTCAGCCACAAACAGCCAAAGAAGACATGGTGTAAGATGAGGAGCAATTAGTGCAGATGTGAAAGAAAAGTCCAAGTGTGATGAggtccctcagcgatggagacatctctctgtgttccagtgcacaaagcatcctggaggaagaagatGACTCAGCACATTCCCAACAAAAGCAGGTGCAGATGTTAGCAGAGTcaacatcatcttcacacaaagtcagaagaacatttggaggtgcgTGAAAAAGCAAAGTCCTCACTGTGCCGTGTGTCACTCAGCCTTCAGCCTTCAGCCTTCAGCCTTCACGTCTCTCTGAGAGCTGGTTACCACCGTCACCAGCTGGCGGAGCACAAAACGCACCGTGAGCTGCTTACGCTGCTCATGCTAAGCCCACACCTCACTCTGGTGAAGGAAGTCCATCTTCACTCATATCACATCTTTGCAGCTGGGAATTCTGCTCTTCTACTTCCTGACTAGTCTAAGACTAAGTCTCCAAACAGGTTCAGCTTGGCTTCAAGGCTCATGTGCAAGCAGCCCTCCAGTGTCTTAGtcaggtcaaaagtttacatacacttgtaaagaacataatgtcatggctgacttcagtttccaatcatttgtacaactcttatttatttgtgatgtagtgattggagcacatacttgttgctcactaaaaacattcatgaagtttgcttcttttatgaatttattatgggtctactgtacatgtgagcaaatgtgctgggtcaaaagtgtacatacagcaatgttaatatttgcttacatgtcctttggcaagtttcactgcaataaggcgcttttggtttttgaccactcctcctgacaaaattggtgcagttaagctatattagttgtttttctgacatggacttgtttcttcagcattatccacacatttaagtctggactttgggaaggccattctaaaaccttaattctaaccattcctttaccacttttgaggtgtgtttggggtcattgtcctgttggaacacccaactgcgtccaagacccaacctccaggctgatgatgtTAGCTTGTccagaagaatttggagctaatcttcctttttcattgtcccatttaaagcaccagttgtattggctgcaaaacaggcccagagcataatactaccaccaccatgcttgacggtaaggatggtgttcctgggattcaaggactcaccttttctcctccaaacatattgctgggtattgtggccaaacagctcactttttgtttcatctgacatcacatggacaaagataaggctttctggaggaaagttctgtggtcagatttaacaaaaattgagctgtttggccacaatacccagcaatatgtttggaggagaaaaggtgagtcctttaatcccaggaacaccatgccaaccgtcaagcatagtggtggaagtattatgctctgggcctgttttgctgtaaatggaactggtgctttacagagagtaaatgggacaatgaaaaaaggaggattacctccaatttTTTCCGGACAACCTTAAATCATCAgccaggaggttgggtcttgggtgcagttgggtgttccaacaggacaatgaccccaaacacatgtcaaaagtggtcaaggaatggctaaatcgtgttagaatgaaggttttagaatggccttcccaaagtcctgacttaaacgtgtggacaatgctgaagaaaaaagtccatgtcagaactgCACCAatcttgtcaagaggagtggtcagaaattcaagcagaagcttgtggatggctaccaaaagcgccttattgcagtgaaacttgccaagggacatgtaagcaaatattaacattgctgtatgtacacttttgacccagcacatttgctcacatgtacagtagacccataataaattcataaaagaagcaaactccaTGAAagtttttagtgagcaacaagtatgtgctccaatcactacatcacaaacacatagtagttgtagaaatgattggaaactgaagtcagccatgacatgatgttctttacaagtgtatgtaaacttttgaccaggactgtacatgaagacagacacgctaaatggattgcgctctctattttgctcatttcagaGACTCTGGGCAGGAGTTAAGTAGAtgaggtttgcacatgttttaatacacacaaacctttaatagATCAGGCCCTAGATGTTCATGATCATGAGCACTCATTAAAAATTGGCTGTGATACTTTCTATTGTGTGGGCTTACACCAGTATCAAGCTACTCCTGATGGAGGGAAGCTTTTATTTCCCTGCTAAACTTGTAACAGGTGTCTACATCACACCTTCAAACAGCAAGTTTGCAAGTTGACCCTTACAAAGATACCAACAATCCAGAATGTaacagaaagtcaatattatATTGAATATAGCTGACATAAAAGGTGTATAACAAAGATGAATCAGTCATAAATGATCGTCTTTGTGGGGGTAAACTTACAAAGTGTGCTTTGTTTATTGTTCTGGTTTCCAAGAAAGAGaagatgttttacttaccagctTCATGGTAttgggctgaaatgaaagagaaagcAGGTGAAATTCACATCTGATGAATGCCGGCAGAGACTTGTTGGCGTCTTCCTGAAAGAGGAAACATTTGTGTCCCTCACCTTGTCTTCTTGGGCGACgcttgatgatgaagatgatgatgatgggggCCGCCAGGAGGAGCACCACAGCGAGGACCGCCAGCGTGGCAGTGACGCTCACGTTGCCTGTTGGTATGGTATGATTGATTTGTTTGACAAGTCACATCAGGTGCTTCCATTGACACTATTCAAcatgtgtctttctcaccttcagggcttgcgttgctcaggatgcttcttctctccagcttggtgaccaggTCCTCCTTCACGCCAGACAGCTGgaacacacattcgtacttgccctccacctcggccgtcacctccactttcagctCCACCGACAactggaaggttccgtcgtggttggggagcagctctccgtgctccacgtcctcgaagatctgctcgccgtctttcctccaaaacaagTCGGCTCggtcggggtagaaacctgtcgccatgcagGTGACCGGAGAGGATGGCGTCTTCTGGAGGAGGAACACCTTTGGAAGCTCTGCCCAGGAAGTCACGTGGGAATGGAGGATGACGTGGACAgaagatggaggtaaagatgtaaCAAATGAAGGTAAGGATGGAACAAAAGGTAAAGGAGAAAATGAAGTTAAGATGgcaaaaaaaaaggagagaatggaggtaaagatggagaaaaaaaaggaaacaattaaggtaaaaagaaagagaaaaggtgagcatgaaggtaaagatggagagaaaaggagagaatggaggtaaagatggggaGAACAAGAGATAAGGGAGGTACAGATGGAGCAAATGAAGGTAAAGAAGGAGAGGGAAGGAGAAAATTAAGGTGAAGAAgaagagaaaaggagagaatgaaggtaaagatgagGTGAAGAGGCAATAATGaagttaaagatggagagaaaagagaGAATAAAGGTATAAATGGAAAGAATGGAGGTAAAAATGGATAGAAAAGGAGAGAGTAGAGGCAAAAATGGAGAGAATAacatggaggtaaagatggagagaaattgAGAGAATGGACGTGAAGGAGAGATAAGGCGAGAATGAAGTTAAAGATAAAGAGAAAATGAGAGAAAGCAGGTGAAGATGGAGAGAATTGTCATAAAGATTGAGAGAAAGgttgagaataaaagtaaaaatggagAGACATTGAGAGAATGGGGTAAAGAAGGAGAGAGAAGGCGAGAATGAAGTTAAAGATAAAGAGAaaaggagagaaagaaggtaaagatgaagagaattgacaaagattgagagaaaggttgagaataaaagtaaaaatggagAGACATTGAGAGAATGGGGTAAAGAAGgagagagaaggtgagaatgaagttaaagataaagagaaaaggagagaaagaaggtaaaGATGAAGAGAATTGACATAAAGATTGAGAGAAAGgttgagaataaaagtaaaaatggggaGAAAAGGAGGAAAATAGATAGAAAAGGAGAGAAATAAGGTAAAAATGGAGACACAATGGGAGAAAGAAGATAAAGATGGAAAAAAATGAGAGAATGAATGTAAAGAAGGAGAGAGAAGGAGAaaatggaagtaaagatggagagaaaaggagggAATGGAGGTCAAGATGGAGAGAATTGACAAAGATTGAGAGAAAAgttgagaataaaagtaaaaatggggaGAAAAGGAGGAAGATGGAAAGAAAATGAGAGAACGAAGGTCAAACCCGATAGAAAATGAGAGAGAGAAGGTAAAGACGGAGACAAAAGGggagaatgaaggtaaagatggaaacAAAATGAGAGAATGAAAAGAAGGAGAGGAGGAGAAATGgatgtaaagatggagaaaaacgGAGAGAAAAAAGGTAAAGATGGGGAGAATAGGAGTGAATAAAGGTAAAGATGGATAGAAAAGGAGAGattggaggtaaatatggagagaaatGGAGAGCATGAAGGGAAAGATGGAAGAAAAGGACAGAAAGTGAGAATGAAGGTCAAGATGGAGAGAATGGATATAAAGATGGCGAGAAAAGGACAGAAtgcaggtaaagatggagagaaaaggagagaatgacggtaaagatggagagaaaaggagaatGAAGGTAAGGATGGAGCGAATAAAGGCAAATAAGGAgaaaatgaaggtaaagatggagagaaaagaagagaaagaagGGAAAGATTCAGAAAAATGagaaatggaggtaaagatggagagaataggAGCGAataaaggtaaagatggagaaaaggggAGAACATTGTAGTAAAGAAAGAGGGAATGGAGgtcaagatggagagaaaaggaggtGAAGAGAAAAGagtatggagagagagagagagtgtaatgtgagtaatgttcctatagggggagtgctaacaTGTGAGAAGGTGAAAGTACAAGGTGTGCttctacctgttctcattaggacctTCTTCCCATACTCCACATacttcttcaagtaagaaggacataTCTCAGTGTAATAATACTTCTGGTGGTCTAGTTCATGTGTGTCCTGGTCCCACTTGAGTTTGGtggggaaagcttgttgttttgctgcagtccatgtccatgtcttcatgtccaacgatatgaaatcttctccatcataactGTACTGCTCccaacctttaacttcatcagtctcatcattccattcacatcctGTCATCACCTGGACAGTGTGAACACCTGAGAGACACAAAGTGTTGTAAAGCAGAGTGAAACTAACACACAACATGTCTTGGTTGCAGCttattatgggatggacagagacaaggtaatgtgtgtttttaatacactaccaaaatatcaaatatagtagaatagtagaaagttcaacataaacaaacctccagtttggttgaaacgcttcATGGCTTTttcaatgttgtctttgtagacatGTTCAATAACAAGATTCTTCTCTGTTTCTATTTTCCAGTAGtttggatcctctgctgtgattttgttcatccagtcctgtttggATTCTGTTTTCCTGGTGTTGCTGTCATAGTAACTCACCTCAACTTCATCAACATAACCAACACTCACAtactctgggaagtttggaacttgagagcATGCGGTGGTgaaatactgcagcgtgtgaatcactgaaagacaaaacaacatttgattcttGACTTTCATGTTGAACAATTCCTATTTGAAATGATGCTGTCTTCATTTCAACTTCAAACACGGCTGCTTCTCCCAGTAAACAATCACTTCCTGTTCCAGGAGACAATAACAGCGTGTGTCTTTGATGTCATGCATCTCACATTTCTAC
This genomic interval carries:
- the LOC133546503 gene encoding major histocompatibility complex class I-related gene protein-like isoform X1; translated protein: MMNLLCFFLLVVQTHSVTPVIHTLQYFTTACSQVPNFPEYVSVGYVDEVEVSYYDSNTRKTESKQDWMNKITAEDPNYWKIETEKNLVIEHVYKDNIEKAMKRFNQTGGVHTVQVMTGCEWNDETDEVKGWEQYSYDGEDFISLDMKTWTWTAAKQQAFPTKLKWDQDTHELDHQKYYYTEICPSYLKKYVEYGKKVLMRTELPKVFLLQKTPSSPVTCMATGFYPDRADLFWRKDGEQIFEDVEHGELLPNHDGTFQLSVELKVEVTAEVEGKYECVFQLSGVKEDLVTKLERRSILSNASPEGNVSVTATLAVLAVVLLLAAPIIIIFIIKRRPRRQAQYHEAAGDGGNQLSERREG
- the LOC133546503 gene encoding major histocompatibility complex class I-related gene protein-like isoform X2 — translated: MMNLLCFFLLVVQTHSVTPVIHTLQYFTTACSQVPNFPEYVSVGYVDEVEVSYYDSNTRKTESKQDWMNKITAEDPNYWKIETEKNLVIEHVYKDNIEKAMKRFNQTGGVHTVQVMTGCEWNDETDEVKGWEQYSYDGEDFISLDMKTWTWTAAKQQAFPTKLKWDQDTHELDHQKYYYTEICPSYLKKYVEYGKKVLMRTELPKVFLLQKTPSSPVTCMATGFYPDRADLFWRKDGEQIFEDVEHGELLPNHDGTFQLSVELKVEVTAEVEGKYECVFQLSGVKEDLVTKLERRSILSNASPEGNVSVTATLAVLAVVLLLAAPIIIIFIIKRRPRRQAQYHEAGK